A region of the Ornithinimicrobium ciconiae genome:
AGTTGGTCCATGCTCATCTGCAGGGGCGGCTCGTCGGGCTGATAGGTCGCGCCCATCGGGTAGTCCCGCCTGGGGGTGCGGGACATCTCGATGTGGGCACCCATCACGTGGCTGACCGGGCGCGCCTCGGCGAACTGCACCAGGTGCTCCACGCTGGTCCCGAACCGCGCCCTGTCGGCGGCATAGAGCCGCCCCGGATAGACCGTGTCCCCGGTGAGCAGGAAGCCGGTCCAGGGGTCGAAGACCGCCACGGAGGTGGGGTGATGACCCGGGGTGCCGGTCAGCTCGAGCACCCGCCCGCCCAGGTCGAGGGTGACGACCTGGGTCGGCCACTCGGTGAAACCGAAGAACGCCTGGACCTCCTCCAGTTCCGTGCCGACCACCGTGGTGTGCGGTCGGTCGGTGAACTGCTCGTCCCCAGCGATGTGGTCCCCGTGCGAGTGGCTGTGCGCAACCATCAGTTCGTAGTCGTCCTGGGGGTGGTCGGCCAGCCAGGCGGCGATCAGCGCGTCGACGGTGTCGCGCAACGGGAAGTCGGCCGGCTCCTGCGTGGCGCCGGTGTCCAGCAGCAGAGCGCGCTCGTTGCCAAAGAGCAGGAACAGGAAGGGCGCCTCAAAGCTGACGCTCATGCTCTGTCGCAGGATGATGGTGTGCTCGTCGCAGTGGTGCACCTGCAGCGGCGGATCTGCGTTGGGCTGCTTCGACCGTGAGCCGTGGATCCACTCCACGGCCAGGTCCGGGGTGATCGGTCCCTGACTGAAGTCCGGCACGGCGTCACTCACTCTCCGGCGGTGTATGAGTCAGTATGCGGGCCGCGCAAACCGCAGCGCAAGGGACTTTCTTGCCCTCGACGCGAGCCACCGCGAGCGCGACATACGGCTGCTACTGTCCGCCGCATGATCGTGAGTGTCAGGCGTTTTCTGCTGGTGCTGGTCCTGGGCGCTGCCTCGCTGACGGCCTGCGGTGGGGGCGACCCGGACAGTTCACCGGGTCCAGAGGCCCGCCGCTCCGACCCCGTCGGGACCGCCACCGAGGCAGTGGCCGATCACGAGGCCACCACGGCGACGGCCGCGCCCGAGCCGCCCGAGGACGAGTCGGCCGCCGAGGATGAGGTCGCAGCAACCACCGAGGCGCAGCCCACCGCACAGACGGACTGGGAGAACACGACCTACCGGATGCGGGCCTACTCCGGCTCTGACCTGGAGGACCTGAGCTTCACTGATGGGGTGGCAGAGACGACCGTCATCGTGGACGTGAAAGTCGATCCCACCAACCCCCACCGGGTGGCGATGGTGTCGACGAGCTCGGACAGCGAGGGCTTCCCGCTCTTTGTCAACGCGGGCATCTTCACGCTGGACCACGGGTCAGGAGTCGCCGTGGCCGAAGCGGAAGTCTCCTCGATGACCGGCTTCGCCCTCCAGGTGCACGTGTGCACGACCGGCACAACCTGGGACGGGGGCGACGAGCTGAGCCTGGAGTTTGGGTCCTGCAATGTCGGTGAGGCGGGAAGCCTACTGTGGACCCGGGACGGTGAGACCCTGCAGCTCCACGAGGGCGAGGAGGCGGCGAGCAACGGCTCCGGTGACGCGGCCGGCTCCGGCAACGCGCTGGACGTGTCCTCCTACGACGAGGTGCACTTCACGTCCCCCAGCGGTTCTATCGACTGCACGATGAACGGCGCCAACGGAGGCTGGGCGGCGTGCTACTTCCCGCCGGAGATGGACACCAGCCAGGTGCCCGACGACCACTGCGAGCACACCTCACTCCTGGCCGTCGGCGCGGGCGCGGAGACAGGGTGGATCTGCACGGGCGGCGCCTTCGTGTTTCCCGAGGTCTCGACGTCGTACACATCCTGGTTTGAGGACACCGGGTGGGAGCCCGCCGTGTCGGAGTTGGGTGGACAGGAGCGCGCGACGGCCGCCGTTCCCTACGGGACGACGCTCGCGCTGGACGCCGTGCGCTGCCGCAGCGCGGAGGACGGCATGCACTGCAGCCGGACCGACTCGGGCGCAGGATTCTCGGTGTCCCGGGCTGGTGTGCAGTTCACGGGTCCGCGGACGGACACCTTCACCGAGCTCTGGGACTGAGCCGCGAGCACTGAGGCACAGTGGGCACGGCACTGCGGACACGAACACTAAGGAGGGCTGATGGGGGCACGGCTGCTGGTCATCGGCTCGACCAATGTCGACCTGCTCGCGACGGTGCCGCGCCACCCCTCCCCCGGCGAGACGCTGCTGGGCACCGGCGGGCAGCGCGCCGCGGGCGGCAAGGGAGCCAACCAGGCCCTGGCCGCCGCCCTGCAGGGAGCAGACGTGACCTTCGTCGGAGCGGTCGGTGAGGACGCAGACGCCGAGCTCGCCCTGGCCGGGATGCGCGCGGCCGGTGTCGATCTGGACTCTGTTGTCACCGTCCCGGAGTCCCCGACCGGGCTGGCGATCATCACCGTCTCGCAGGACGGGGAGAACACGATCGTGGTCATCCCCGGAGCCAACGCCCACGTCGGGGTCGAGGCGGCCACGACCGCCGTCGCCGGCATGGGCGAGGGCGACCTGCTGCTCATGCAGGGCGAGGTCCCGCGCGCGACCATGGAGGCCGCCGCACGCGCAGCCCGGGACGCCGACCGGCGCGTCGTGCTCAACGTCGCGCCGTGGATGGCACTCGACCACGACGTGCTGACCGCCGCCGATCCCCTGGTGCTCAACGAGCACGAGGCTCAACTGGCGCTCGCCGAGCTCGGGCTCTCCCCGGACGGTGACAGCCCGGAGGCTGCGGCCACGGCCCTGCGCGTCGCGGGGACGCCCTCTGTGGTGATCACGCTGGGTGCCGAGGGTGCCGTCGCTGCCTCGCAGGACTCGCCCACCACCCAGGTGCCGAGCCCCACGGTGACCGCTATCGACAGCACGGGCGCCGGTGACGCCTTCACCGGCGCACTGGCGGCACGCCTCCTCGAGGGTGACGACCTGACGACAGCCGTCGGCCACGCCGTCCGGGTCGGCGCCTTTGCCGTGCAGCACCAGGGTGCTCAGCCGTCCTACCCGGAGCTGGACGCTGAGCTGCCCTGACCTGGGTCAGGTGCCCAGTCGGGTCAGAAGAAGCCAAGCTGTCCGATAGCGCAGGTCCCGGAGTTCGCATACATGGAAGATATGTCCCACTGATAGGGAATGTTAGGGGCTCGCAGGGACGAGACCGACTGCTGGACTGGTCTGAGATCACGACTCTCCTGACATCGCGTGGCGTGCCAAGATGACCAGCGACGCCGACGTCCACCTGGAAGTGACCTGCCATGCCGCTGCGCGCCCGTCCCACACTGCTCGTTGTCCTCACCCTCTTGTGGGGGCTGGTCGCCTGGGGGGCCGGTGCTCCGGTCCCGTCGGCGACTGCCTCACCACCGGCCTCGGTGGCGACCACCAACGCGACTGACGGGGTCCCGACCACGGGCCTCACGTCATACGAGGACATGGTCAAGGAGCTGATCAGGCTGCGTGACCGGCACGGCGTCCAGCTGGAGCACGCCGGCACGTCCAACGAGGGTCGGAGCGTGTGGCTCGCTGGTGTCGGCCACGGACCACGGACCGTGCTGGTGATCGCGCAGCAGCACGGCAACGAGCCGCACGGCAGTGAGGCAGCGCTGGACTATCTGCACACGCTCGCCACAGGTAACAGCCCGGCACTGCGCACGATCCGTGACGAGCTGACGATCTGGGTCATGCCGCGGGTCAACCCGGACGGGGCGGCCCGCAGTTGGCGGCAGAACGTCGACCCCGAGTGCGACCCCGAGATCCGCGACTGCACGCCGGGACGAGGCATCGACCCCAACCGTTGGCACGACCCGCGCATCCCGACCCAGGACGTGCCCGCACCCGAGACGGTGGCGGTGCGTGAGGTCTTTGACCAGGTGCAGCCGGAGCTGGTGCTGGACCTGCACGGGCAGCTCAGTTATGTCGATGGCGACGAGGCTCCGATCACGGCGAGCATCGCCTGGCCGGTCATCAACTCCGAGGACCTCACCCCCGAGCGTGAGGCAGCTGTGGCCTATGCCAAGCAGGTGTCGGTGCTGATGGCCGACTCGGTCGAGGCTGACCCGCGCGGGGTGGTCTCCCAGTATCCGCTCGGCTCCGGCGACCTGCTGACCGCCCGCAATGCTTATGGCTGGCACGGCGCAGCGACCGTGCTCTTCGAGCAGCGCTCCGACGGTGGGGTGCGGGACCTGCAGCCGCGGATCAACGAGGCCTATGACGCGCTGATGACGGTGACGACCGCGGTGGCAGACGGCTCGGTGCACGACGTCGACCCGGTGCTGGCCGACGCCATCCCCGAGCAGGGACTCCAGGTCGGGCCCGAGCAGCCCAAGCTGCCCCGGTCCTGCCCTGCCAGCCACGGTGTCCGCGGCACCGGCGAGGTGCTGGACGTCGACGAGAGCGTCTATGACCTGGTGACGACCCACGCGACCCGGGTGGTCGCCACCGGGAGCGATGCCTACGACAGGCCGACAACCGAGCAGGCGTGCGACCTGGGCAACGCGTTCGACCTGCTGGACAAGGGCAAGGTTGTCGACGCAGCAGACCTGGTCGCGCCCTACGACTACAGCGTGCTGCGCGTGACGGACCCGGGAACCGGGCGGGAGCACCTCGCTCTGGCCGAGGACCCCGACGGCACCGGGCGGTATGCGCGTGGGTGGGGTTTCTTCGTCCACTCCCCTGACGCCTCGTCCGCGACCACGGTGATCGCGGCCTATCCGGTGTCAGCAACCTTCTCCGAGCGGCTCGCCGCACAGTTCTTCGCTGCTGACGACGCCCAGAACCTGCTGGTCGCGGGGGCGCACCGGACCGCCAACCGCGCAGACGCCGACACCTATGAGCCCGCCAACCCGACGACCGCCTCGGAGAGCGCGCTGCGTCGGGTCGCGATGCAGGCCGTCGACAAGGGCGAGACCTCCCTGCAGGTGCTCGGCGCCACTCGCGACGGCAACGAGGTCCCCCTCACCTCCGGCACCGTGCCGCCGACCGACTTGGCCGAGACCCTCGACTCCGCTCTCACCTCGGCCGGCTATCCCACCTGCCTGTATGCCGATGGCACCTGTGAGGACCTCGGCTCCACCGGCAACCTGCTCGTGCAGGACGCCCGAGCCACCAAGGCCGAGCCGCTGGTGATCTATCCGTCCTATGGCATCCGCGGGACGTTGGCAGCCCGGGAGAAGTTGGCAGGCGTGCTCGCTGGGATTCTCTAATCGTGGCGACAGCAGTTCATTACACACGCACCCAGTGGGCTGGGGGCCAGGGATTCTTCCACTCTGGCGACGTCCAGGTCGGTGATCGGCGAGTGCTCTATGTCTACGACTGTGGGGCGTTGGCCCCCGGGCAGTTGACCGGCAGGATCCCTGACTCACTCACGCGCGAGATCGCGGTTTTCCGAGAGCGACACGGGGATGAGATCGACCTGCTCTTTGTCTCGCACTACCACGCCGACCACATCAACGGACTCCCCTCTCTGCTCCAGGGGGCCCATCTCGAGACGGCTGTGATCCCCCTCGTGCCCATCGCCGAGCGTCTCCTGGTCTTCGCCCAAGCCCTAGCAACAGCGCTGGAGATCACCGACTGGTATCGAGACGTCATCGCCGATCCCGCCTCCGCGATCCGCGACATCGCGGACGGCGTCGAGATCATTGGGGTCGAGCCATCCCTTGCGGACCCGGACGAGGATCCGACCGAGGGACAGTTCGACCCGCCGGTGCCTGAAGACCCCCCGCCCGGCACTGCGTCAGAAGACCTCTCCAACGATGTGGAACTCCGACCGGGCACACGCTCGGTCCTGGAGGGCTCCGATGGGCACACCACAGTCCCGCTCTGGGAGTGGGACACCATGGCCACGACGTTTGCCCTGCGCAAGAAGGACGCCTTCCTGGACGCGCTTGCCAAGGAGCTGGGCATCAGCCGTGCCGCCCTCGACACCCAACTCGACGACCCAACGGGCGTCCGTGATCTCGTGACACAACACGAGCAGGAGTTGGAGGCGGCCTACAGCAAGACCTATCCGGACGTGAACCTCACGAGCCTTCTGGTCTACAGCGGCCCGGCGACCGAGGTGCGCTCACGCGGCCGCACTCACCGAACCCGGCCCGTGGTCGAGCGCGGCGAACTCTGCGCGTGGGGCATCCACCCAGGCTGGCTCGGCACGGGCGACCAGTCCATGGGAGTGACACGCTGCCAAGAAGCCGTGAAGCACTTCGGTGCGCGTCTCGCCCGCGTCGGCAGTCTCGCGCTGCCCCACCACGGCTCAGACAGTGACTGCCACCCCAGCCTGCTGGCCGCTTTCGGTGATCATCGGCCGGTGTGTTCGGCGAGCGTCGGCACCTACAACACCTATGGGCACCCGGGCCGCAAGGTCCTCATGGAGGTGTCCTCGAACGGCAACCATGTGGTCGTCGTGACGGAGCGTGAGGCCTCACGCTGGACAGAAGCCGGTGTCAGTTACCTCTAGCGTTCTCAGACCCCTAGAAGCCGCCACGGAGTCGAGTCTGGCGGCACGGAACTGAACCCCCAGATGCCACCTGATCCCTCTATCTCAAGCAGGACCGCCGCCCTGCCTCAACCACTCGTGCGGTCCAGCTCCTGTAACAAGTCGTGTGCGGCCAGCTCAACCTCCTTGTGACGCCACTGGGCGGCCCGGAAGACACAGGCGATCAACGCGGAGCGGTGCACCCGCCGGAAGTCGCCGTACCCGAAGGCATAGCGTGCCTTCGTCTCCTCTCCCGCGCCCTCGGTGAGACCAAGGTGCCAGCCGGCATACTCCTGCCAGGTGTGCCGCTCGAGGTAGGCGTTCTGTGCCTCCGCGTCGGGCTGCACCTCGTTCCATTCACTGTCCAGGACGTACTGCCGCGCCGCGATCAGCTCACGGCACCGCGCGACCCCTGCCTTGTTGACGCCATAGGTGGCCATGCCCTCCAGCGTGCCGTGCCGGAGCCGACCACGCACACCGAGCGGGGAGTCAGTATGCCGACACGCAGGCCTGCTCCTCGAAGATCTGCCAATCCGGAGCTCGGCCAAGAGGGTTCACCTCAGGTTCTTGTTGATCCAGGTTCTGCACTGTTGCAAGTTAGACTTGTCTGCGACGGGTGCGGCCCTCTCCTTAAGCTCTTGGAGGACGGCTGCCTTCGTCTTCCCTCCGAAATTAATCCGGGTTTCACCCATAGATCCGTACTTCACGTGTTCACCGTAGTGGATGTGCCACGTGGCGCCCGTGCCAGCGTCAAATTCCGCCCTTTCCTTTTGGGCTTTCTTGGAGCCAATTCCCTTGAGGGCCCTAACGTTCAGTGCACCACCGCTTCCGCTATAGATGGACTGGCTCTCCTCCGCGTCTTGCCTCACACCCAGCGATTTCTCCGCCGCCCGCTTGAGTTCGTCCACGGTGGTGAACTTCCGACCTCCCACCTTGCCCCACGCCATACGCCACTGGCGCCGCATCTCCTTCGCCACATCTGCTGGAATGTCGCCGAACGCGATAGCTTGCAGTTGTGGGACGCTGTCTCCGGCGGCCTGAAACATCTCGAGCGTCGGCCCCTTCGGCTTTTCGGGCTCACGTACCGCTTTCCGAGGAGTGACCCGCGCTGGCTCAATATCAGATTCGAGTCCGGCGAGCGCCGCAAAGGGATTGACGGTTGGGTCGACCTCCTCTTCGTCTCGTTCCGCTTCCCAGTCCGCGTTTGCTCTGTCCATCTCGGCCAGCTCGTCGTCCTCGGCCTTCCTGCGTCGCTTTCGCCGGCCAGGAAGAACCTCTCGCTGCATGATCAGCCCACTGACCGCCCGGTTCCCCACCGCGTGTTGCAGGTGAGACACGTCCTGCCTCGTCACCCAGGATGGCAGCCGGTCACCCGAATCTGCGAGTGCCTCTGATGCGGTCGCCGTTCGGCGCTCTGGAGTGGCGTTGTTCACGCGCCGCGGGAGTCGATCACTCACTGCGTGGATCGGTTCCTCGAAGGACACGGAAGACTCCTCGTCGCGGCTTCATGGCCGTGGCGCCCGGCACTGCACCGAACCCAGGGTCTGAGTGTCCACTCAGTATCTGTCTGCTCCCTCAGCAACGACAAGGCTTCTGCCCACACGCGCACCAACACGTGCCTGATCGCTTGGCCTGCTCCGTGGCGCCCCACCCCCGAGGCCACCGCGGAGCGCTCACCCCGCGACGCCTAGGCTCGTCCCCATGCAGGAACCACTCAGCATGGACGACTACATGACGCTGGACCTTGACCACGCCGGGTCCTCCCGTCAGGCCCAGCGGGAGCTGGCCGAGCAGTTGCGCACCTGGGCCGAGAGTCCCCACCCCGACAGCGAGCTGACGACCGGTCACTTGCTGACCCTGGCTGGCGAGCGCTTCGCGATGCTCAAGGACGACGAGGCGGCCGAGGAGTGCCTCAACCGTGCTCTTGCCACCCACGAGTCTGGCGGCGCGGAACTGGACCCTAGGTGCCACCTGATCTCCCTCTATCTCAAGCAGGACCGCAACGACGAGGCGCTGGCGCTCGACGGCGACCTGCGGCGCAGCCGACCCCACAGCCCGAGCACCTATGCGTTCATGGGCGACCTGTGGCGCGACCACGA
Encoded here:
- a CDS encoding MBL fold metallo-hydrolase; translation: MSDAVPDFSQGPITPDLAVEWIHGSRSKQPNADPPLQVHHCDEHTIILRQSMSVSFEAPFLFLLFGNERALLLDTGATQEPADFPLRDTVDALIAAWLADHPQDDYELMVAHSHSHGDHIAGDEQFTDRPHTTVVGTELEEVQAFFGFTEWPTQVVTLDLGGRVLELTGTPGHHPTSVAVFDPWTGFLLTGDTVYPGRLYAADRARFGTSVEHLVQFAEARPVSHVMGAHIEMSRTPRRDYPMGATYQPDEPPLQMSMDQLRAVRDAARSAAKPGLHVHDDFIIASGMGPRTVVPLLLRAYAQRARALLPHRI
- a CDS encoding ribokinase codes for the protein MGARLLVIGSTNVDLLATVPRHPSPGETLLGTGGQRAAGGKGANQALAAALQGADVTFVGAVGEDADAELALAGMRAAGVDLDSVVTVPESPTGLAIITVSQDGENTIVVIPGANAHVGVEAATTAVAGMGEGDLLLMQGEVPRATMEAAARAARDADRRVVLNVAPWMALDHDVLTAADPLVLNEHEAQLALAELGLSPDGDSPEAAATALRVAGTPSVVITLGAEGAVAASQDSPTTQVPSPTVTAIDSTGAGDAFTGALAARLLEGDDLTTAVGHAVRVGAFAVQHQGAQPSYPELDAELP
- a CDS encoding M14 family metallopeptidase gives rise to the protein MPLRARPTLLVVLTLLWGLVAWGAGAPVPSATASPPASVATTNATDGVPTTGLTSYEDMVKELIRLRDRHGVQLEHAGTSNEGRSVWLAGVGHGPRTVLVIAQQHGNEPHGSEAALDYLHTLATGNSPALRTIRDELTIWVMPRVNPDGAARSWRQNVDPECDPEIRDCTPGRGIDPNRWHDPRIPTQDVPAPETVAVREVFDQVQPELVLDLHGQLSYVDGDEAPITASIAWPVINSEDLTPEREAAVAYAKQVSVLMADSVEADPRGVVSQYPLGSGDLLTARNAYGWHGAATVLFEQRSDGGVRDLQPRINEAYDALMTVTTAVADGSVHDVDPVLADAIPEQGLQVGPEQPKLPRSCPASHGVRGTGEVLDVDESVYDLVTTHATRVVATGSDAYDRPTTEQACDLGNAFDLLDKGKVVDAADLVAPYDYSVLRVTDPGTGREHLALAEDPDGTGRYARGWGFFVHSPDASSATTVIAAYPVSATFSERLAAQFFAADDAQNLLVAGAHRTANRADADTYEPANPTTASESALRRVAMQAVDKGETSLQVLGATRDGNEVPLTSGTVPPTDLAETLDSALTSAGYPTCLYADGTCEDLGSTGNLLVQDARATKAEPLVIYPSYGIRGTLAAREKLAGVLAGIL
- a CDS encoding ComEC/Rec2 family competence protein, coding for MATAVHYTRTQWAGGQGFFHSGDVQVGDRRVLYVYDCGALAPGQLTGRIPDSLTREIAVFRERHGDEIDLLFVSHYHADHINGLPSLLQGAHLETAVIPLVPIAERLLVFAQALATALEITDWYRDVIADPASAIRDIADGVEIIGVEPSLADPDEDPTEGQFDPPVPEDPPPGTASEDLSNDVELRPGTRSVLEGSDGHTTVPLWEWDTMATTFALRKKDAFLDALAKELGISRAALDTQLDDPTGVRDLVTQHEQELEAAYSKTYPDVNLTSLLVYSGPATEVRSRGRTHRTRPVVERGELCAWGIHPGWLGTGDQSMGVTRCQEAVKHFGARLARVGSLALPHHGSDSDCHPSLLAAFGDHRPVCSASVGTYNTYGHPGRKVLMEVSSNGNHVVVVTEREASRWTEAGVSYL